Proteins co-encoded in one Prunus persica cultivar Lovell chromosome G6, Prunus_persica_NCBIv2, whole genome shotgun sequence genomic window:
- the LOC18772711 gene encoding rhodanese-like domain-containing protein 6 isoform X1 produces the protein MEPNINNKDHEEREDEEEDQYGVLLYYKYTQIPDLDELFTFYHSNCNSLSLLGRVRISPLGVNVTVGGKLSALKKHIAAVESNSLFQGTDFKLAACGRPLNDKVAEECGFTSLSIRIVKELVTLSSNPLLKSPEFSDAGKHLSADEFHSMLQRAGQLDKESTERDRKLVLLDARNLYETRIGKFHTPDVETLDPGIRQYSDLPSWIDDNSDQLRGKNVLMYCTGGIRCEMASAYIRSKGSGYENVFQLFGGIQRYLEQFPDGGFFRGKNFVFDHRISVGSSDANILGTCLLCGVLFDDYSSRLRCCYCRMLVLVCNSCQQRKGSVYVCELCKNHHKGVELVSSSENGRLSSIPQQIECETVSSDAKPSPQLPWRQAVGSPPRKLRILCLHGFRQNASSFKGRTASLAKKLKNIAELVFVDAPHELPFIYQPSTVTESHQNCTSPPSSLLQQSPPPPPSEHCRKKFAWFVAPDFRGKSESESDNPDREWKMGDGPFDPLQYQQQTAGFEESLAYIKTVYAQEGPFDGLLGFSQGAAMAAALVCAQQTRRRLLQTGEMEFGFVILCSGFGIMKLMEVEEEKIQMLKCPSLHIFGSDHGKDRQIANQASRKLASLFDDGCSVTIEHDSGHIIPTRPPYIDQVKDFLGRFL, from the exons ATGGAACCCAATATCAACAACAAAGAccatgaagagagagaagacgaGGAAGAAGACCAATATGGGGTTCTTCTATACTACAAATACACCCAAATTCCAGACCTCGACGAGCTCTTCACCTTCTACCACTCCAActgcaactctctctctctcctcggcCGCGTTCGAATCTCTCCGCTTGGCGTCAACGTCACC GTTGGGGGGAAGTTGTCTGCACTGAAGAAGCACATTGCTGCGGTTGAGTCGAATAGTTTGTTCCAAGGAACCGACTTCAAGCTGGCGGCTTGTGGTCGCCCATTGAATGACAAGGTTGCTGAAGAATGCGGGTTCACTTCTCTCTCAATTCGCATTGTCAAG GAATTGGTTACCCTTAGCTCTAATCCTCTGCTAAAATCACCAGAGTTTTCAGATGCTGGAAAGCATCTCTCTGCAGACGAGTTTCATTCCATGCTACAGAGAGCTG GACAACTAGACAAAGAGAGCACAGAGCGCGACAGAAAACTTGTTCTGTTGGATGCAAGGAATTTGTACGAGACAAGAATTGGGAAGTTCCACACACCAGATGTGGAAACTTTGGATCCAGGCATTAGGCAGTATAGTGATCTGCCCTCATGGATTGATGATAACTCTGATCAGTTGCGAGGGAAAAATGTTCTCAT GTATTGTACTGGAGGAATCAGGTGCGAAATGGCATCAGCCTATATTAGATCAAAAGGTTCTGGATATGAGAACGTATTTCAG TTATTTGGTGGAATACAGCGTTATTTGGAACAGTTTCCAGATGGTGGGTTTTTCAGAGGAAAGAACTTTGTTTTTGATCACCG GATTTCAGTTGGGAGTTCAGATGCAAATATTTTGGGAACCTGTCTTCTCTGTGGCGTGTTGTTTGATGATTATTCTTCACGCCTCCGTTGCTGTTATTGTAGGATGCTTGTCTTAGTTTGTAATAGTTGCCAG CAGAGGAAGGGCTCTGTATATGTCTGTGAGCTTTGCAAGAATCATCACAAGGGTGTTGAGTTGGTTTCTTCCTCTGAAAATGGAAGATTAAGTTCAATACCACAACAAATTGAGTGTGAAACTGTCTCTTCAGATGCTAAGCCCTCGCCTCAGCTGCCTTGGAGACAGG CCGTTGGGTCTCCTCCAAGAAAACTCAGAATCTTGTGCTTACATGGGTTTCGACAGAATGCCTCAAGTTTTAAAGGAAGAACGGCATCCTTAGCCaagaaactcaaaaacattGCTGAGCTCGTGTTTGTGGATGCACCTCATGAATTACCATTCATATACCAACCCTCAACTGTCACAGAGTCGCATCAGAATTGTACATCACCGCCTTCATCACTACTACAACAAAGTCCTCCACCACCGCCCTCGGAGCATTGCAGGAAAAAGTTTGCGTGGTTTGTAGCACCTGATTTCAGAGGAAAGAGTGAGAGTGAAAGCGACAACCCGGACAGGGAGTGGAAAATGGGAGATGGTCCATTTGATCCTCTGCAGTACCAGCAGCAAACAGCTGGGTTTGAAGAATCACTGGCATACATCAAAACTGTGTATGCTCAGGAGGGGCCCTTTGATGGACTGTTGGGATTTTCTCAGGGAGCAGCAATGGCAGCTGCATTAGTTTGTGCCCAACAAACCCGAAGGAGACTTTTACAAACTGGGGAAATGGAGTTTGGATTTGTGATTTTGTGCTCGGGGTTTGGCATTATGAAGTTAATGGAGGTTGAGGAGGAGAAAATTCAGATGCTGAAATGCCCTTCGCTTCACATATTTGGCAGTGACCATGGAAAAGACAGGCAGATTGCAAATCAAGCAAGCAGGAAGCTTGCCTCCTTATTTGATGACGGTTGCTCTGTTACCATTGAACACGACTCTGGTCATATCATTCCCACTCGTCCTCCTTACATTGATCAGGTCAAGGACTTTCTAGGCCGCTTTCTTTAA
- the LOC18772711 gene encoding rhodanese-like domain-containing protein 6 isoform X2 — MEPNINNKDHEEREDEEEDQYGVLLYYKYTQIPDLDELFTFYHSNCNSLSLLGRVRISPLGVNVTVGGKLSALKKHIAAVESNSLFQGTDFKLAACGRPLNDKVAEECGFTSLSIRIVKELVTLSSNPLLKSPEFSDAGKHLSADEFHSMLQRAGQLDKESTERDRKLVLLDARNLYETRIGKFHTPDVETLDPGIRQYSDLPSWIDDNSDQLRGKNVLMYCTGGIRCEMASAYIRSKGSGYENVFQLFGGIQRYLEQFPDGGFFRGKNFVFDHRISVGSSDANILGTCLLCGVLFDDYSSRLRCCYCRMLVLVCNSCQRKGSVYVCELCKNHHKGVELVSSSENGRLSSIPQQIECETVSSDAKPSPQLPWRQAVGSPPRKLRILCLHGFRQNASSFKGRTASLAKKLKNIAELVFVDAPHELPFIYQPSTVTESHQNCTSPPSSLLQQSPPPPPSEHCRKKFAWFVAPDFRGKSESESDNPDREWKMGDGPFDPLQYQQQTAGFEESLAYIKTVYAQEGPFDGLLGFSQGAAMAAALVCAQQTRRRLLQTGEMEFGFVILCSGFGIMKLMEVEEEKIQMLKCPSLHIFGSDHGKDRQIANQASRKLASLFDDGCSVTIEHDSGHIIPTRPPYIDQVKDFLGRFL, encoded by the exons ATGGAACCCAATATCAACAACAAAGAccatgaagagagagaagacgaGGAAGAAGACCAATATGGGGTTCTTCTATACTACAAATACACCCAAATTCCAGACCTCGACGAGCTCTTCACCTTCTACCACTCCAActgcaactctctctctctcctcggcCGCGTTCGAATCTCTCCGCTTGGCGTCAACGTCACC GTTGGGGGGAAGTTGTCTGCACTGAAGAAGCACATTGCTGCGGTTGAGTCGAATAGTTTGTTCCAAGGAACCGACTTCAAGCTGGCGGCTTGTGGTCGCCCATTGAATGACAAGGTTGCTGAAGAATGCGGGTTCACTTCTCTCTCAATTCGCATTGTCAAG GAATTGGTTACCCTTAGCTCTAATCCTCTGCTAAAATCACCAGAGTTTTCAGATGCTGGAAAGCATCTCTCTGCAGACGAGTTTCATTCCATGCTACAGAGAGCTG GACAACTAGACAAAGAGAGCACAGAGCGCGACAGAAAACTTGTTCTGTTGGATGCAAGGAATTTGTACGAGACAAGAATTGGGAAGTTCCACACACCAGATGTGGAAACTTTGGATCCAGGCATTAGGCAGTATAGTGATCTGCCCTCATGGATTGATGATAACTCTGATCAGTTGCGAGGGAAAAATGTTCTCAT GTATTGTACTGGAGGAATCAGGTGCGAAATGGCATCAGCCTATATTAGATCAAAAGGTTCTGGATATGAGAACGTATTTCAG TTATTTGGTGGAATACAGCGTTATTTGGAACAGTTTCCAGATGGTGGGTTTTTCAGAGGAAAGAACTTTGTTTTTGATCACCG GATTTCAGTTGGGAGTTCAGATGCAAATATTTTGGGAACCTGTCTTCTCTGTGGCGTGTTGTTTGATGATTATTCTTCACGCCTCCGTTGCTGTTATTGTAGGATGCTTGTCTTAGTTTGTAATAGTTGCCAG AGGAAGGGCTCTGTATATGTCTGTGAGCTTTGCAAGAATCATCACAAGGGTGTTGAGTTGGTTTCTTCCTCTGAAAATGGAAGATTAAGTTCAATACCACAACAAATTGAGTGTGAAACTGTCTCTTCAGATGCTAAGCCCTCGCCTCAGCTGCCTTGGAGACAGG CCGTTGGGTCTCCTCCAAGAAAACTCAGAATCTTGTGCTTACATGGGTTTCGACAGAATGCCTCAAGTTTTAAAGGAAGAACGGCATCCTTAGCCaagaaactcaaaaacattGCTGAGCTCGTGTTTGTGGATGCACCTCATGAATTACCATTCATATACCAACCCTCAACTGTCACAGAGTCGCATCAGAATTGTACATCACCGCCTTCATCACTACTACAACAAAGTCCTCCACCACCGCCCTCGGAGCATTGCAGGAAAAAGTTTGCGTGGTTTGTAGCACCTGATTTCAGAGGAAAGAGTGAGAGTGAAAGCGACAACCCGGACAGGGAGTGGAAAATGGGAGATGGTCCATTTGATCCTCTGCAGTACCAGCAGCAAACAGCTGGGTTTGAAGAATCACTGGCATACATCAAAACTGTGTATGCTCAGGAGGGGCCCTTTGATGGACTGTTGGGATTTTCTCAGGGAGCAGCAATGGCAGCTGCATTAGTTTGTGCCCAACAAACCCGAAGGAGACTTTTACAAACTGGGGAAATGGAGTTTGGATTTGTGATTTTGTGCTCGGGGTTTGGCATTATGAAGTTAATGGAGGTTGAGGAGGAGAAAATTCAGATGCTGAAATGCCCTTCGCTTCACATATTTGGCAGTGACCATGGAAAAGACAGGCAGATTGCAAATCAAGCAAGCAGGAAGCTTGCCTCCTTATTTGATGACGGTTGCTCTGTTACCATTGAACACGACTCTGGTCATATCATTCCCACTCGTCCTCCTTACATTGATCAGGTCAAGGACTTTCTAGGCCGCTTTCTTTAA
- the LOC18772969 gene encoding probable Xaa-Pro aminopeptidase 3 codes for MKIVLGRLLQRASLRQAIGRRAYSIKKSVDIGQPSPASHPQLLKEGEITPGITSEEYTLRRNKLLEVLPEKGLAIFAAAPVKMMTDVVPYTYRQDADYLYITGCQQPGGVAVLGHECGFCMFMPEATSHDVIWQGQIAGVSVALEVFKADRAYPMSKLQQILPDIMKGSSELFHNVQTAVPTYMELDAFQKAASSGKVKDVSVFTHELRLIKSPAELKLMRESASIACQALLQTMFHSKTHPYEGRLSAKVEYECKMKGAQRMAFNPVVGGGPNASVIHYSRNDQKIKNGDLVLMDVGCELHGYVSDITRTWPPYGSFSSTQEELYDLILQTNKDCVELCKPGASIREIHSFSVEMLIKGLNEIGILKDSRSSSYHQLNPTSIGHYLGMDVHDCSIVGYDRPLKPGVVITIEPGIYIPLSSNGPKRYRGIGIRIEDEVLITETGYEVLTGSMPKEVKHIESLLNNFPHGKYNAEPQQ; via the exons ATGAAGATCGTTTTAGGAAGACTTCTGCAGAGAGCGTCACTCAGACAG GCAATTGGACGCCGTGCATATTCTATCAAGAAAAGTGTTGATATTGGACAGCCATCTCCTGCGTCACATCCCCAG TTACTGAAAGAAGGGGAAATTACACCCGGCATAACTTCAGAGGAGTAcacattgagaagaaataAGTTGTTGGAGGTGCTCCCAGAGAAGGGTTTGGCCATTTTTGCAGCTGCCCCTGTAAAGATGATGACTGATGTCGTGCCTTACACATATCGTCAAGATGCTGATTACTTGTATATTACCGGCTGCCAACAACCTGGTGGCGTGGCAGTTTTAGGTCATGAATGTGGTTTTTGCATGTTCATGCCAGAAGCAACGTCTCAT GATGTTATTTGGCAAGGGCAAATTGCGGGAGTTAGTGTAGCACTGGAAGTATTCAAGGCTGATAGGGCATATCCAATGAGCAAATTACAGCAG ATCCTGCCAGATATTATGAAGGGATCGTCCGAGTTGTTCCACAATGTGCAGACGGCTGTACCAACATATATGGAATTGGATGCTTTTCAGAAAGCAGCTTCCTCTGGAAAAGTGAAAGATGTTTCAGTTTTCACCCATGAGTTACGGTTGATAAAGTCACCTGCAGAGCTTAAGTTAATGAGAGAGTCCGCATCAATTGCTTGCCAA GCTCTACTGCAGACAATGTTTCACTCAAAGACACATCCTTATGAGGGTAGGCTATCAGCTAAGGTTGAATATGAATGCAAAATGAAGGGAGCCCAGAGAATGGC ATTCAATCCTGTGGTTGGTGGTGGGCCTAATGCTAGTGTAATACATTATTCTCGGAATGATCAGAAA ATAAAAAATGGGGATCTTGTCTTGATGGATGTTGGTTGCGAGCTTCATGGTTATGTCAGTGATATTACTCGCACCTGGCCACCCTACGGCAGCTTTTCTTCAACACAA GAAGAGCTCTATGATCTTATTCTGCAAACAAACAAGGATTGTGTGGAGCTTTGCAAACCTGGTGCTAGCATTCGAGAAATACACAGCTTTTCA GTTGAAATGCTTATCAAAGGACTCAACGAGATTGGAATTCTGAAGGATTCTAGAAGCAGTTCCTACCATCAGCTGAACCCAACTTCCATAG GTCACTATCTAGGAATGGATGTCCATGATTGTTCTATCGTTGGTTATGACCGTCCTTTGAAGCCAGGCGTT GTGATAACAATTGAACCAGGAATCTACATCCCATTGTCTTCTAATGGTCCTAAGAG GTATCGAGGGATCGGAATAAGGATTGAGGATGAGGTCCTCATTACAGAGACAGGTTATGAG GTCCTGACAGGGTCGATGCCGAAAGAAGTTAAACACATTGAATCCTTGCTAAACAACTTTCCCCATGGTAAGTATAATGCAGAGCCACAACAGTGA
- the LOC18772132 gene encoding calmodulin-binding protein 25, with protein MASSENVASMMEPWAFRTNTFADSWISETFSRDTKTLTRALQKSLSNNPESLDSSSDMFMPFLNNILQPDTAPTPTVSGLSGSEDPDTSPALPKRQQRNAIPVSGAGGGKVSKRKSRAAKRSQTTFITADPSNFRQMVQQVTGVRFGNEQVPLASILKPEPQRPGSRLPGIGCCMPTLDTSAFLLEHHNQQQQQLVGPTTMTGAGLNSTLTGLGPKSFGQTSIGDDVASAGGVASGGLGFDSFSSFPTLESWKVM; from the coding sequence ATGGCGTCGTCGGAGAACGTAGCGAGCATGATGGAGCCCTGGGCCTTCAGGACCAACACGTTCGCCGACTCGTGGATCTCCGAGACCTTCTCGCGCGACACCAAAACCCTCACCAGGGCCCTCCAGAAGTCTCTCTCCAACAACCCAGAATCGCTAGATTCTTCCTCCGATATGTTCATGCCGTTTCTTAACAACATCCTCCAACCCGACACGGCGCCCACCCCTACTGTTTCGGGGCTGTCCGGCTCGGAGGATCCCGATACGAGCCCAGCGCTGCCGAAACGCCAGCAGCGAAACGCGATTCCGGTGTCCGGTGCTGGTGGCGGCAAGGTTTCGAAACGCAAGTCTCGTGCGGCGAAACGGTCCCAGACGACTTTCATCACGGCGGACCCGAGCAACTTCCGCCAGATGGTGCAACAGGTGACCGGCGTTAGATTCGGTAACGAGCAAGTCCCCTTGGCGTCGATTCTGAAGCCGGAACCTCAGAGACCTGGTAGCCGGTTACCCGGGATTGGTTGCTGCATGCCGACCCTTGATACTTCGGCGTTTCTCCTGGAGCATCAcaatcagcagcagcagcagctggtAGGGCCCACGACGATGACGGGGGCTGGGCTCAACTCGACATTGACTGGGCTTGGCCCAAAGTCGTTTGGGCAGACGAGTATTGGTGATGACGTAGCATCGGCAGGTGGCGTTGCGTCTGGGGGATTAGGTTTTGACTCCTTCTCGAGCTTTCCCACTCTAGAGTCCTGGAAGGTCATGTGA
- the LOC18774931 gene encoding importin subunit alpha-4, with amino-acid sequence MSLRPGTRTEVRKKSYKTGVDADQARRRREDNLVEIRKNKREDNLLKKRREGLPPSQQQLLDGTQTAVVFEKRLESIPSMVQGVWSDDPALQLEATTQFRKLLSIERSPPIDEVIKAGAVPRFVEFLGRHDMPQLQFEAAWALTNVASGTSDHTRVVIEHGAVPMFVQLLSSGSDDVREQAVWALGNVAGDSPSCRDLVLGQGALMPLLAQLNEHSKLSMLRNATWTLSNFCRGKPATPFDQVKPALPILRQLIYLNDEEVLTDACWALSYLSDGPNDKIQAVIEAGVCQRLMELLTHPSPTVLIPALRTVGNIVTGDDSQTQFVIDNQVLPHLHQLLTQNHKKSIKKEACWTISNITAGNKIQIQAVIEADIILPLVQVLQHAEFDIKKEAAWAISNATSGGSHEQIQHLASRGCIKPLCDLLICPDPRIITVCLEGLENILKVGEADKEMGMNDGINLYAQLVDECEGLDKIENLQTHDNNEIYEKAVKILERYWAEEEEGQNIQENGDGNQHDFTFGANQPNPPPGGFKF; translated from the exons ATGTCTCTGCGCCCGGGCACACGTACCGAGGTGCGCAAGAAATCGTACAAGACTGGAGTGGATGCGGACCAGGCTCGGAGGAGAAGGGAGGACAACTTGGTGGAGATCAGGAAGAACAAGCGCGAGGACAATTTGCTCAAGAAGAGAAGGGAAGGCTTGCCTCCGTCCCAGCAGCAACTGCTTGATGGCACCCAAACCGCCGTCGTTTTCGAGAAGAGG TTGGAAAGTATTCCCTCAATGGTGCAAGGAGTATGGTCTGATGATCCTGCTTTGCAATTGGAGGCTACCACTCAGTTTAGGAAGCTATTATCAATTG AACGCAGCCCTCCAATTGACGAGGTTATAAAAGCAGGTGCGGTCCCTCGGTTTGTGGAGTTTCTTGGGAGACATGATATGCCCCAATTGCAA TTTGAAGCTGCATGGGCTTTGACCAATGTTGCATCTGGAACATCAGATCATACACGAGTTGTTATTGAACATGGTGCGGTCCCCATGTTTGTGCAGCTTCTTAGCTCTGGCAGTGATGATGTCAGAGAGCAG GCAGTGTGGGCTCTAGGAAATGTTGCTGGTGACTCTCCTAGTTGCAGGGATCTTGTTCTTGGACAAGGTGCACTAATGCCATTGCTAGCTCAATTAAATGAACATTCCAAGTTATCCATGCTAAGGAATGCTACATGGACTTTATCCAACTTTTGTCGTGGCAAGCCAGCAACACCATTTGATCAG gtGAAGCCTGCCTTACCAATTCTTCGACAACTTATTTACttaaatgatgaagaagtCTTGACAGACGCTTGCTGGGCCCTATCATATCTCTCAGATGgtccaaatgacaaaattcAGGCTGTGATTGAAGCGGGCGTCTGCCAGCGACTTATGGAGCTTCTGAC TCATCCATCACCTACGGTTCTTATACCTGCTCTTCGGACAGTGGGAAACATTGTTACTGGTGATGATTCCCAGACTCAG TTTGTTATTGATAACCAAGTGCTCCCTCACCTCCATCAACTTCTCacacaaaatcacaaaaagaGCATCAAGAAAGAAGCTTGTTGgacaatttcaaatatcacAGCCGggaataaaattcaaatacaG GCTGTGATTGAAGCCGATATAATCCTCCCGCTTGTGCAAGTTCTCCAACATGCAGAATTTGACATAAAAAAGGAGGCTGCGTGGGCCATCTCAAATGCCACTTCTGGAGGATCTCATGAACAGATTCA ACACCTGGCTTCCAGAGGTTGTATTAAACCGCTCTGTGATCTTCTAATCTGCCCAGATCCAAGGATTATAACTGTGTGCCTTGAAGGTCTTGAGAACATTCTGAAGGTGGGTGAGGCAGACAAAGAAATGGGAATGAATGACGGGATCAATCTTTATGCACAACTGGTCGATGAATGTGAAGGTTTGGATAAGATTGAGAATCTGCAGACACATGATAACAATGAAATTTATGAGAAGGCTGTGAAGATCTTGGAGAGATATTGGGccgaggaagaagaaggacaGAACATTCAGGAGAATGGGGATGGAAATCAGCATGATTTTACTTTTGGAGCAAACCAGCCCAACCCTCCCCCTGGtggtttcaaattttga